From the Manis pentadactyla isolate mManPen7 chromosome 7, mManPen7.hap1, whole genome shotgun sequence genome, one window contains:
- the MTNR1A gene encoding melatonin receptor type 1A, whose protein sequence is MFVVSLAIADLVVAVYPYPLVPTSIFNNGWNLGYLHCQISAFLMGLSVIGSVFSITGIAINHYGYISHSLMYDKLYSNKNSLCCVFLIWILTLVAIVPNVHTRTLQYDPRISSCTFVRSVSSAYAIAVVAFDFVVPMTIAIFCCLRIWILVLILMDPILILFICFWRVKPDKPKVKPQNFRNFITMFVVFVLFAICWAPLNCVGLAVASDPYQRGTRDPRWLFVASYYMAYFNSCLSAIIYGLLNQNFRKEYKRIIVSLCTVKMSFVDSSNDVVCRVKCRPSLLMTTHNLIKVDSV, encoded by the coding sequence ATGTTTGTGGTGAGCCTCGCCATTGCAGACCTGGTGGTGGCTGTTTATCCATACCCCTTAGTGCCAACATCTATTTTTAACAATGGATGGAACCTGGGATATCTGCACTGCCAAATCAGTGCCTTCCTGATGGGCTTGAGTGTCATCGGCTCAGTATTCAGTATCACGGGCATTGCCATTAACCACTACGGCTACATCAGCCACAGCCTCATGTACGATAAGCTGTACAGTAACAAGAATTCCCTCTGCTGCGTGTTCCTGATATGGATATTGACCCTGGTGGCAATCGTGCCCAACGTGCATACCAGGACCCTGCAGTATGACCCGAGGATCTCTTCCTGTACGTTTGTACGGTCTGTCAGTTCAGCATACGCCATAGCTGTGGTGGCTTTCGATTTCGTAGTTCCTATGACCATCGCCATCTTCTGTTGCCTAAGAATATGGATcctggttttaattttaatggatcctattttaattttgttcatttgtttttggaGGGTAAAACCTGACAAACCCAAAGTGAAACCACAAAACTTCAGGAATTTCATCACCATGTTTGTGGTTTTCGTACTTTTTGCCATTTGTTGGGCTCCTCTAAACTGTGTTGGTCTCGCTGTGGCCTCAGATCCCTACCAGCGTGGTACCCGGGATCCCAGATGGCTGTTTGTGGCCAGTTACTACATGGCGTATTTCAACAGCTGTCTCAGTGCAATTATATACGGACTTCTGAACCAAAATTTCAGGAAGGAATACAAAAGAATTATAGTCTCACTCTGTACAGTCAAGATGTCCTTTGTGGATAGTTCTAATGATGTAGTGTGTAGGGTTAAGTGCAGACCCTCTCTATTAATGACCACCCATAACCTAATAAAGGTGGACTCTGTTTAA